In a single window of the Anaerocolumna cellulosilytica genome:
- a CDS encoding transposase yields the protein MRLNKNTNHNYTVRQLKLPLEIEKLIDISDPVYTFCEVMDHIDLSKYFVEKGYRTGRPRCDEQKLLKVVLFAFMEHGICSLREIEKLCRNDIRYMYLLDGMKAPSFATFGNIIRNKLTDSIEQIFLDVNTYIFEKNHVDLEHTYIDGTKIEANANRYTWVWKKSCTKNRGKVYKKISMLIDAMNQDVLGYFGVKLDKRDEYAVEYVSELLERYKNATNLVESTFVSGCGHRKSLQQKQYQELEGYLDRLKTYAHHIEVCGNERNSYSKTDYDATFMRIKRDYMGNDQLLPAYNLQTAICDEYIAVVDVKPYASDMECFVPLMEKFNEIYGHYPKYPVADAGYGSYNNYLYCEEHGMEKYMKFTMFKKEISDKKYHENPYRAVNFKRDENENLICPNGKTFHFKSKQHVYKNKYGRTEEIYECESCEGCQFKNDCCPKASKNRTIRMNQELTSIHQEVITNLESIHGALLRMNRSIQAEGTFGILKWDKSYKRLFRRGEKNVILELTLISCGFNLYKYHNKKQRNKLAA from the coding sequence ATGCGACTAAATAAAAACACCAATCATAATTATACAGTACGACAGCTAAAATTACCATTGGAAATTGAAAAACTAATTGATATATCTGATCCAGTATATACTTTCTGTGAGGTAATGGATCACATCGACCTATCAAAATATTTTGTAGAGAAAGGCTACAGAACAGGTCGTCCAAGATGTGATGAACAGAAACTCCTCAAAGTGGTACTCTTTGCTTTCATGGAACACGGAATCTGCTCTCTGCGGGAAATCGAAAAACTTTGCAGAAATGATATCCGGTATATGTATCTTCTTGATGGCATGAAGGCGCCTTCATTTGCTACATTTGGCAACATCATCCGAAATAAACTTACTGATTCCATTGAACAGATTTTTTTGGATGTGAATACATATATTTTTGAAAAGAATCATGTCGACCTGGAACACACCTACATTGATGGGACAAAAATAGAGGCAAATGCAAACCGCTATACCTGGGTATGGAAAAAGTCCTGTACAAAAAACCGAGGAAAGGTTTATAAAAAGATATCCATGCTGATTGATGCAATGAACCAGGACGTATTAGGGTATTTCGGTGTAAAACTTGATAAGAGAGACGAGTATGCTGTTGAATATGTATCGGAACTCTTGGAAAGGTACAAGAATGCAACAAATCTGGTGGAATCCACGTTTGTATCTGGTTGTGGTCATAGAAAAAGTCTTCAGCAAAAACAATATCAGGAATTAGAGGGATATCTAGATCGATTAAAGACATATGCACATCATATAGAAGTCTGTGGCAATGAAAGAAACAGTTATTCCAAAACCGATTACGATGCCACTTTTATGCGCATAAAACGGGATTATATGGGCAATGATCAGCTTCTCCCAGCGTACAATCTACAGACCGCTATCTGTGATGAGTATATAGCGGTAGTTGATGTAAAACCATATGCATCTGATATGGAATGCTTTGTTCCTTTGATGGAAAAATTCAATGAAATCTATGGTCATTATCCAAAGTATCCAGTTGCAGATGCAGGCTATGGTTCCTATAATAACTATCTTTACTGTGAAGAGCATGGAATGGAAAAGTATATGAAATTTACCATGTTCAAAAAGGAAATATCCGATAAGAAGTATCACGAAAATCCATATCGTGCAGTCAACTTTAAAAGAGACGAGAATGAAAATTTGATATGCCCAAATGGAAAGACTTTTCACTTCAAAAGCAAACAACATGTCTATAAAAACAAATATGGCAGAACCGAAGAAATCTATGAATGTGAATCATGTGAAGGCTGCCAATTTAAAAACGATTGTTGTCCTAAGGCAAGCAAAAACAGAACCATTCGAATGAATCAGGAATTAACCTCGATACATCAAGAGGTAATTACAAACCTTGAATCAATACATGGCGCACTGTTGAGAATGAATCGTAGTATTCAGGCAGAAGGAACATTTGGCATTTTAAAATGGGATAAGTCCTACAAAAGATTATTTCGAAGAGGTGAGAAAAACGTAATTCTTGAACTCACACTGATTTCTTGTGGTTTTAATCTTTATAAATATCATAATAAAAAGCAGAGAAACAAGTTGGCTGCATAA
- a CDS encoding RHS repeat-associated core domain-containing protein, whose protein sequence is MTEILTPEGYVIRRDYDLLDRITKEEHLDKANGIHRVLSYEYDKAGNLIKQTNTKGDSKEYVYDYRNNLIKQTDEEGNVTRYFYDKNNSLIKAVSPDNYREELDDGTGTTFTYDAFGRMESVRNALGYLEEYNQYNKVGQLIRKGDEMGTLVEYQYDIGGRIQSIATGEVIQAREQSDSVNQNDTLSQPHQNNPVSQSFTYDARGNITGIRDGEGNRTLYQLDDWGRIVRIHKPDGSEEQYTYDYAGNITTTTDGKGGIITYCYNSFNQLGEILDQTGEKEQFFYDKQGRLAKQIDRNQNSIVYKLNIDDQLVYKKEEKSGLIYGYQYNTEGQLTEATGGGVQYQYDYTPSGSVKTKYVNHKLALQYSYTKSGNVAGILDATGKKTEYAYDEVNRVAKVMDNGNLLVTYGYHVDNTLAQARFANGVTTEYTYDRDKNPASITTTTRTGEKLFAYRYAYDYNGNRILKQDMRELSVGDLQGVGDYGRIGETGGGQVFGGLATGQAKLQGKLPEQVPLTQATRYIYDPLQRIAGVQYADGKEESFAYDSAGNRALRKYGSQEETYRYDSRNRLTEVARKDSARAENNRITLYQYDNQGNTLQEETRGCTENLLQKSHYDYDGFNKTRKVTVEYFGNEKETPTAVQTQENFYDAENLRYGIVENGERTNFITNGWKVLAEQDESNQTTNRIVLGYGIIASDSLKQEGDGYRYFHWNEHGDTEYITGENGQVLNRYGYDAFGSLTTAEEIVRNRYTYNGEQYDAITSQYYLRARFYNPQVARFTQEDVYRGDGLNLYAYCANNPVMYEDPSGYDGKSKCPKPGEPEGKKKETGSDDATNPNKIETPFKPLTPKQKKNLKQKMKNKTITQNEYNHLEWDRRFNNRRKRGVDRYWSMEKKRLDSGMDGTRDWSDSQKQDIQNRKTPTFNGEPIEGHHKYNALDYPQLADDPNNIYPATNNEHFNRWHGGNWQNDTNGVPNNPNFEEDF, encoded by the coding sequence GTGACAGAGATTCTAACACCGGAAGGGTATGTAATCCGAAGAGACTATGACTTATTAGACCGCATAACAAAAGAAGAACACCTTGATAAAGCCAATGGCATCCACCGTGTGTTATCCTATGAATATGATAAAGCCGGAAATCTTATTAAACAGACCAATACCAAGGGTGACAGCAAGGAATACGTCTATGACTATAGGAATAACCTTATCAAGCAGACCGATGAGGAAGGAAATGTCACTAGATATTTCTATGACAAGAACAACAGCCTGATAAAAGCCGTAAGTCCGGATAACTATAGGGAAGAACTGGATGATGGAACAGGAACCACCTTTACCTACGATGCTTTTGGACGAATGGAATCGGTACGGAATGCTCTCGGATACTTAGAAGAATACAACCAGTATAATAAGGTAGGACAGTTAATCCGTAAAGGAGATGAAATGGGGACACTGGTAGAATACCAGTATGACATCGGCGGAAGAATCCAGAGTATTGCGACTGGGGAAGTAATACAGGCAAGGGAACAAAGTGACTCTGTAAATCAAAACGATACCTTAAGCCAGCCACACCAAAACAATCCGGTCAGCCAGTCATTCACTTACGATGCCAGAGGAAATATAACGGGAATAAGAGATGGTGAAGGGAATCGCACCCTCTATCAGCTGGACGATTGGGGAAGAATTGTACGTATCCATAAACCGGATGGAAGTGAAGAACAGTATACCTATGATTACGCCGGAAATATCACCACCACCACAGACGGCAAGGGTGGAATTATAACCTACTGCTATAACAGCTTTAACCAGCTAGGGGAAATCCTAGACCAAACGGGAGAAAAAGAGCAGTTCTTCTATGACAAACAAGGCAGACTGGCAAAACAGATAGACCGAAACCAGAACAGCATTGTCTATAAGTTAAACATAGACGACCAGTTAGTGTATAAGAAGGAAGAAAAGAGTGGTCTCATCTATGGGTACCAGTACAATACAGAAGGGCAGCTGACAGAAGCAACCGGAGGAGGTGTACAGTACCAGTATGATTATACACCAAGCGGAAGTGTAAAGACCAAATATGTCAACCACAAGCTTGCCCTGCAATACAGCTATACCAAGTCCGGCAATGTGGCAGGAATCTTAGATGCAACCGGGAAAAAGACAGAGTATGCCTATGATGAAGTCAACCGTGTGGCAAAGGTAATGGATAACGGAAATCTGCTGGTAACCTATGGTTATCATGTTGATAATACATTGGCACAGGCAAGGTTTGCCAATGGAGTTACCACAGAATATACCTATGACAGGGATAAAAATCCAGCCAGTATTACTACCACCACAAGGACAGGAGAAAAGCTCTTTGCCTACCGCTATGCCTATGACTATAACGGAAACCGTATCTTAAAACAGGATATGAGAGAGTTAAGTGTGGGGGATTTACAGGGAGTGGGAGATTATGGTAGAATAGGAGAGACAGGGGGCGGACAGGTATTTGGTGGATTGGCAACTGGACAAGCGAAATTGCAAGGAAAGTTACCAGAACAAGTACCACTCACCCAAGCTACAAGATATATCTATGACCCCCTACAGAGAATAGCTGGAGTACAGTATGCAGACGGTAAAGAGGAAAGCTTTGCCTATGACAGTGCAGGCAACCGTGCGTTAAGAAAGTATGGAAGTCAAGAGGAAACCTATCGGTATGATAGCAGAAACCGCCTAACGGAAGTAGCACGTAAAGATAGTGCAAGGGCAGAAAACAACCGGATTACCCTGTATCAGTATGATAATCAGGGGAATACCTTACAGGAGGAAACCAGAGGATGCACAGAAAATCTGTTACAAAAGAGTCATTATGATTATGATGGCTTTAACAAGACAAGAAAAGTAACAGTAGAGTACTTTGGAAATGAGAAAGAAACGCCAACAGCAGTCCAGACACAGGAAAACTTCTATGATGCTGAGAATCTAAGATATGGTATTGTAGAAAACGGGGAACGGACGAACTTTATAACCAATGGTTGGAAGGTATTAGCAGAGCAGGATGAAAGCAACCAAACCACAAACCGTATTGTCTTAGGCTATGGTATTATTGCAAGTGACAGCTTAAAACAGGAGGGGGATGGCTACCGATACTTCCACTGGAACGAGCATGGAGATACGGAATATATCACAGGGGAAAACGGACAAGTCTTAAATCGCTATGGATATGATGCTTTTGGCTCACTGACTACAGCAGAGGAAATCGTAAGAAACCGTTATACATATAACGGCGAGCAATACGATGCCATAACCAGCCAGTATTACTTAAGAGCAAGGTTTTATAACCCACAGGTAGCAAGATTCACACAAGAGGATGTGTACAGAGGGGATGGATTGAATCTGTATGCGTACTGCGCGAATAATCCGGTGATGTATGAAGATCCGAGTGGGTATGATGGGAAAAGTAAGTGTCCTAAGCCTGGAGAACCTGAAGGAAAGAAAAAAGAAACAGGGTCTGATGATGCTACTAATCCTAATAAAATAGAAACGCCATTTAAACCACTTACCCCTAAACAAAAGAAAAATTTAAAGCAAAAGATGAAAAATAAAACTATAACTCAAAATGAATATAATCATTTAGAATGGGACAGAAGATTTAATAATAGAAGAAAAAGAGGAGTTGATAGATATTGGAGTATGGAGAAAAAACGTCTGGATTCAGGGATGGATGGAACAAGAGATTGGAGTGATAGTCAAAAGCAAGATATACAGAATAGAAAAACACCAACTTTTAATGGAGAACCAATAGAAGGACATCACAAGTATAATGCGTTAGATTATCCACAATTAGCCGATGACCCTAATAATATATATCCAGCAACAAATAATGAGCATTTTAATAGGTGGCATGGTGGCAATTGGCAAAATGACACAAATGGAGTTCCAAATAACCCAAATTTTGAGGAGGATTTTTAG